Below is a genomic region from Methanococcus maripaludis.
TTGTAATGTTTATGGTAAGTTTTCCAAATTTCCTTGGGAAAATTGCACATGTTCTTGGAATCGGAAGAGGTATTGATTTTTTAGTTTACTTTGGAATCATAATCCTGTTTTTCTTAGTTTACAAATCATATTTAAGGGCAGAACACCTTGAAAGAGAAATTACTACGATTGTTTCAGAAATTGCAATTAATGAAAGATACAATAAAAAAACAAAAGGTGAAAATGATGGAAAACTATGAATTAGTAATGGAAACTGCGCCTTATGTTCAGAATATGGAATATATAAGAGAATTAATTGAAGAATCAGCCGATATAAAAGAATTAA
It encodes:
- a CDS encoding DUF2304 domain-containing protein — protein: MEPVQIIGIIVGFIVILKITVQAKKSAISPFTALTWIFGWIFVMFMVSFPNFLGKIAHVLGIGRGIDFLVYFGIIILFFLVYKSYLRAEHLEREITTIVSEIAINERYNKKTKGENDGKL